One window of the Pseudochaenichthys georgianus chromosome 21, fPseGeo1.2, whole genome shotgun sequence genome contains the following:
- the LOC139435950 gene encoding gamma-crystallin M3-like — protein MSTTDMSMGKIIFYEEKNFQGRSHECMSDCADMSSYLSRSQSCRVESGCFMVYDRNNYMGNQFFMRRGEYSDYMSMMGMRESIKSCRMIPMHRGQFRMKIYEKENFGGQSHEMMEDCDNVMDRYHMNECQSCNVMDGHWLMYEQPQFRGKMMYMRPGEYRNFKEMGMSGQRFMSMRRITDMC, from the exons ATGTCCACCACTGACATGAGCATGGGAAAG ATTATCTTCTACGAGGAGAAGAACTTCCAGGGTCGTTCCCATGAGTGCATGAGCGACTGCGCTGACATGTCCTCCTACCTGAGCAGGAGCCAGTCCTGCAGGGTGGAGAGCGGCTGCTTCATGGTCTACGACCGCAACAACTACATGGGAAACCAGTTCTTCATGAGGAGGGGCGAGTACTCCGACTACATGAGCATGATGGGAATGAGGGAAAGCATCAAGTCTTGCCGTATGATCCCCATG CACAGAGGCCAGTTCAGGATGAAGATCTACGAGAAGGAGAACTTTGGTGGTCAGAGTCACGAGATGATGGAGGACTGTGACAACGTCATGGACCGTTACCACATGAACGAGTGCCAGTCCTGCAACGTGATGGACGGTCACTGGCTGATGTACGAGCAGCCCCAGTTCAGAGGCAAGATGATGTACATGAGGCCCGGAGAGTACAGGAACTTCAAGGAGATGGGCATGAGCGGCCAGAGGTTCATGAGCATGAGGCGTATCACTGATATGTGCTAG
- the LOC117466941 gene encoding gamma-crystallin M3-like: protein MHGKIIFYEDKNFQGRSYETSSDCADMASHLSRCHSCKVESGCFMVYDRTNYMGNQYFMKRGEYSDYQRMMGFGDCIRSCRMIPMHKGSYKVRIYESENFGGQMNEVNEDCDNIQDRCHMSDCQSCNVMDGHWLMYEQPQFRGKMMYLRPGEYKSFRDMGYDAMRFSSIRRITDSC, encoded by the exons ATGCACGGCAAG ATCATCTTCTACGAGGACAAGAACTTCCAGGGTCGCTCCTATGAGACCAGCAGCGACTGCGCTGACATGGCCTCCCACCTGAGCAGGTGTCACTCCTGCAAGGTGGAGAGCGGCTGCTTCATGGTTTACGACCGCACCAACTACATGGGAAACCAGTACTTCATGAAGAGGGGCGAGTACTCTGACTACCAGCGTATGATGGGTTTCGGTGACTGCATCAGGTCTTGTCGGATGATCCCCATG CACAAAGGGTCCTACAAAGTGAGGATCTACGAGAGCGAGAACTTTGGTGGTCAGATGAATGAGGTAAATGAGGACTGTGACAACATCCAGGACCGTTGTCATATGTCTGACTGCCAGTCCTGCAACGTGATGGACGGCCACTGGCTGATGTACGAGCAGCCCCAGTTCAGAGGCAAGATGATGTACCTGAGGCCCGGAGAGTACAAGAGCTTCAGGGACATGGGATATGATGCAATGAGATTCAGCTCCATCAGACGCATTACTGACTCCTGTTAG